The Lacipirellula parvula genome window below encodes:
- the glgX gene encoding glycogen debranching protein GlgX has product MNGATPGRAVPIGATVDAAGVNFCLHAKHATGVTLQLFAAAGDAKPAREFVLDPVANRTYDYWHVHVAGVQAGQLYGYRVAGPNDPARGLRFNPAKLLLDPYARATANLANYQRAAACGGAGENAAVALKGVVVDPAAYEWAGDQPLQRPYVDSMIYELHVAGFTKHPNSGVAATQRGTYAGLVEKIPYLQQLGVRTVELMPVQQFDPTDAPSGVNYWGYQPVAWFAPHAGYSSQQTPLGAVDEFRDLVKALHRADIEVILDVVFNHTAEGDERGPTFSWRGIDNEACYILDANDLSKYVDDTGCGNTVNANSPVVRRMILDCLRYWVTEMHVDGFRFDLAASLSRRWDGAPLERAPILYDIESDPVLAGTKVIAEAWDAGGLYCVSDFAGDRWGVWNGRYRDNVRQFVKGDAGQVATLADCLVGSRNLFHETDRNPDRSVNFITAHDGFTLNDLVSYDAKHNEANGEQSADGSNDNYSWNCGVEGPTDDAAIESLRRRQAKNFLAILFLSEGRPMLLMGDEVLRTQRGNNNAYSQDNELSWFDWDDATRHAGMLRFTRELIAFHQRSSLFRSWAFWGEPGAPQITWHGVRLNEPDWGADSHAVAYELTSPDGAEHLYVALNAYWEPLEFALPPLAAGAQWRRLMDTARESPDDLCVPPAPISAGQTSYRCEARSSVVLIRA; this is encoded by the coding sequence ATGAATGGCGCCACGCCAGGGCGAGCGGTTCCGATTGGCGCCACGGTCGACGCCGCGGGGGTGAACTTTTGTTTGCACGCAAAGCATGCGACCGGCGTGACGCTGCAGCTGTTCGCGGCGGCGGGCGATGCCAAGCCGGCGCGCGAGTTCGTGCTCGATCCGGTCGCGAACCGCACGTACGACTACTGGCATGTCCATGTGGCGGGCGTCCAGGCGGGGCAGCTGTATGGTTACCGCGTCGCTGGGCCGAACGATCCCGCCCGCGGTTTGCGGTTCAACCCCGCGAAGCTGCTGCTCGACCCGTACGCCCGCGCGACGGCGAACCTCGCGAACTATCAGCGGGCCGCGGCTTGCGGCGGGGCAGGAGAGAACGCCGCCGTGGCGCTGAAGGGCGTCGTCGTTGACCCCGCGGCCTACGAGTGGGCGGGAGATCAACCGCTGCAGCGGCCGTACGTCGATTCGATGATCTACGAGTTGCACGTCGCGGGGTTCACGAAGCATCCCAACTCCGGCGTCGCCGCGACGCAGCGGGGAACTTACGCGGGGCTCGTCGAGAAGATTCCCTATTTGCAGCAGCTTGGCGTGCGGACGGTCGAGCTAATGCCGGTGCAGCAGTTCGATCCGACCGATGCCCCCAGCGGCGTGAATTACTGGGGCTACCAGCCGGTCGCTTGGTTCGCGCCGCATGCGGGCTACAGCTCGCAGCAGACGCCGCTCGGCGCCGTTGATGAGTTTCGCGATCTGGTGAAGGCGCTGCACCGCGCCGATATCGAGGTGATTCTCGACGTGGTGTTCAATCACACCGCCGAGGGAGACGAGCGCGGGCCGACGTTCTCGTGGCGGGGGATCGATAACGAGGCGTGCTACATTCTCGACGCGAACGATTTGTCGAAGTACGTCGACGACACCGGCTGCGGCAACACGGTTAACGCGAACAGCCCGGTCGTGCGGCGGATGATTCTCGATTGCCTGCGGTACTGGGTGACCGAGATGCACGTCGATGGGTTTCGCTTCGACCTGGCGGCGAGCTTGTCGCGGCGCTGGGACGGCGCGCCGCTCGAGCGGGCGCCGATCTTGTATGACATCGAATCCGATCCGGTGCTCGCCGGGACGAAAGTGATTGCTGAAGCGTGGGACGCGGGCGGGCTGTACTGCGTCAGCGACTTTGCGGGCGATCGCTGGGGCGTCTGGAACGGACGGTACCGCGATAACGTGCGGCAGTTCGTCAAAGGCGACGCCGGTCAGGTGGCGACGCTCGCCGATTGCCTCGTCGGCAGTCGCAATTTGTTCCATGAAACAGATCGCAATCCCGATCGGAGCGTGAACTTCATCACGGCGCACGATGGGTTCACGCTCAACGATCTCGTCTCGTACGATGCGAAGCATAACGAGGCGAACGGCGAGCAGAGCGCCGACGGTTCGAACGATAACTACAGTTGGAACTGCGGCGTCGAAGGGCCGACGGACGATGCGGCGATTGAGTCGCTCCGCCGGCGGCAGGCGAAGAACTTCCTCGCCATTCTGTTCCTTTCCGAAGGGCGGCCGATGCTGCTGATGGGGGATGAGGTTCTTCGCACGCAGCGGGGGAACAACAACGCCTATAGCCAAGACAACGAGCTGTCGTGGTTCGACTGGGACGATGCGACGCGGCATGCAGGGATGCTGCGGTTCACGCGGGAGCTGATTGCGTTTCATCAGCGGTCGTCGTTGTTTCGGAGCTGGGCGTTCTGGGGCGAACCAGGGGCGCCGCAAATCACCTGGCATGGCGTGCGGTTGAACGAGCCCGACTGGGGCGCTGATTCGCATGCCGTGGCGTATGAATTGACCAGCCCTGACGGGGCCGAGCATTTGTATGTGGCGCTCAACGCGTACTGGGAGCCGTTGGAGTTCGCGCTGCCGCCGTTGGCTGCTGGTGCGCAGTGGCGGCGGCTGATGGATACGGCTCGCGAGAGTCCGGATGATTTGTGCGTTCCGCCGGCGCCGATCTCCGCAGGGCAGACGAGTTATCGGTGCGAAGCGCGGTCGTCGGTGGTGTTGATCCGTGCGTAA